A window of Zingiber officinale cultivar Zhangliang chromosome 5A, Zo_v1.1, whole genome shotgun sequence contains these coding sequences:
- the LOC121979594 gene encoding probable protein S-acyltransferase 22, with protein sequence MVFALLLLILQWAVGMLVLILCFVERRRFSAEIVSKLGSSFSLAPFIIVVAVCTLLAMVATLPVAQLFFFHILLIKKGISTYDYIIALREQDREQEELAVGGQQSPQMSQVSSFTGLSSTSSFNQFHRGAWCTPPRLFLEDQVSYFHYLESYCECNLPWLRLFLKNLLIRFFLLYEANPFN encoded by the exons aTGGTGTTTGCTCTTCTCTTG CTTATTCTGCAGTGGGCTGTTGGGATGCTTGTGCTGATACTGTGTTTTGTTGAGAGAAGGAGATTTTCTGCTGAAATTGTTTCAAAGCTGGGTAGTAGCTTTTCCTTGGCACCCTTTATCATTGTGGTG GCTGTGTGCACTTTATTAGCCATGGTTGCTACTCTTCCAGTTGCACAACTTTTCTTCTTccatattcttttaataaaaaag GGAATCAGCACCTATGATTACATTATTGCTTTGAGGGAGCAAGATCGGGAGCAGGAGGAACTTGCTGTTGGTGGGCAGCAAAGTCCGCAAATGTCCCAAGTGAGCTCTTTTACTGGACTAAGCAGCACCAGTTCTTTCAATCAATTCCATCGGGGTGCATGGTGTACTCCGCCAAGATTATTCCTTGAGGATCAggtatcatactttcattatttAGAAAGTTATTGTGAATGTAATTTACCATGgttaagattatttttgaaaaaccttttaataagattttttttactgtACGAGGCAAATCCatttaattaa